Below is a window of 'Nostoc azollae' 0708 DNA.
TCCTGTAAAATCCACGCTGAATTCGCTTACCAGAGAACTGATATTCTTTTGGATTCTCGGCGTTGTAAACAGGTATCTCATCACCATCAAGCGCACTGGCTTTGGAGGTGTAAGATTCGTCTTGCTCCTGATAGTTCAATCCATATCTTTCACACATTGCCTTATAAGCTGAAGACAATGTGTGAAAAGGAATTTGGACGAAGTTTTGGTTATTGCATCCACCAATATTGATTTCTTGTTTGATAGCAGGATTGTAGCCAAGAATTAAATTAGCGATACTATTTTGGATGCAGTGATTCACCATAAATCGTGCTGTCTTATTCAGGTAATCTCTGACTTGATTATTGTGTTTTGCTGTAAGTTTCACTTGTTGATTAGTGATACCCTTAATTAAGAGCGTATCCTTGATATATTGCAGTTGAGTATTACGGTTGTTGAACCACTGGCTTAATAGATTTGATTAGTTGACCATCCACAAGAAGGGATGCCCATATTAGGGATACAGATGGATACAGTGGGCTTTAGCCCACCCTCTCCTTTTTCCTCCCAGGGCTAAAAGCCACTGGGTTTCCAAACTCCCCTCAGGTTTTTTATAATCTGGTATGGGAAATAGTGGTTTTGAGTCTTTAGACTTCTATCAAGTTAGCCAATTACTGCTAAAAGTGACCTATAGACTAGGATAAAGTTTATCAGATTGCTAGCACTAAAATTTAAGCGACCAACTCAGAAAAGCTGCTTAGACTGAAGGCACAAGAGTCTTTATCATCGCTCATATTTTAAACGACTGCAAGGCAGAAAAATTCAAATACAACAGAGCTTTGAAAGACCGGATAGAAAAAGGTCTTAATGGCTACTGTCCCTTTATTTATTCACAAAAACAAGGATAAAGAAGAATATGGTAATTAACTGGGTGATTGGTAATTGGTCAAAATCTTTTCCCAGTCCCCAGTTAGCAAACCCAGAACCGTTAATTTTCGTCCCAATTTTCCACGGCTAGTAGGTCAGCAATTGGGTCTTGCATACTAAAACCAAAGTCTTGCAGTTCCTGTTTCCAGTGCTGCCAGTCATTGCCATAGAGTAAGGCAATTTTCCAGATGCTATCAGTGGGCTTGATAATATTGGATTCTACGAGTGATTGCACGTTACGCTGCAATTTCACCATAGGGTGAATTACTTGCTGAGTCATAACCTCGATGTATTTCAGATTTTATTTGGGTAAATGCTTGATTAAAACTGCTTTCCGGTTAAGAATTTTGAATGGTGGGTAGGGCGCTATAGTTTTGTAAAGCTAGTCTTAACTTTTCCAGTATACCATAACTCTTTTTGGTCTTTTACTAAAAATTGGTTTTTGTACGGTAATCACGACCACAAACTTATAAATTATGAATGATAGACCAAATTTGGCTAAATGTCAGCAAATCTTTATATATTTATCAGCTAATACCAATTTGAAAAATGATTGTGACCGATTGTTCCGCTCCAACCCGGACACAGAAAGGTATTTATTCTCAATTCAAAACCCGAAATAGTATAACTCAACTCGTCGTGATGATTGGGCGTAATATGATAGTTTCTGGTATTTTGTGGGTAATATCAGTAAATAGGATAGGAGAGAAAGATTGTTGTTATCTAGGTGTTTACCGCACTAGATTTTAACTATGGCAAGTGCAGAAAGTGATTACCTAGAGAAACGTGGTCAGCAAATTGCAAGAAAGCAAAAAATGGTTACATATAATATTTCCTTATTCGGCTTCGCTGGTTCAATACTAACTATTCGGGGGGTTTAATACTGTCAAACAGGCTTGGGAAAAACCTAAAGAACTAGTGGTAGTTCAATCGGCTGAGGCTGAGCAAAAATAGCCTCAGGGTTATAAATTTGTTTTACAAAGAGAACCGAATAACCAGTTGGCTTTGGAGAAACTGTCTATAATTCGGTTAAACTCAGGGGATGATAAGGGTGCGAGCGCACTAATGGAAAAGTTGGTTAAGCTGCATCCTGATAGGCAGGATTATAATACTGTGTTGAGGGATGTGAAGAAGAGGGTGGCAGAAGTTAATCAAGCTGGTAAGTAAGCTCGAACGGATGTTATCCAGTGGAGGCAATTATGTCTTCCAATAAATATAACAGTATTGCTGATATTTTGCAGGAATTTCCACCCACTTATTTTTCAGGATAGCAATTATTATCTAATTATTATTCTAAATAATAGTGACAAATATGTGGGAATAGGTTAGGAGATAGCCCGGTTTTTTTCCCAACTAAGTTTAGAGAAAGTTGATGAATTCCTTGTAAATCTACAGTTAGCTGATTTTTTAAAGTCGTACTTAAATTCATCGTTTAAATCATATCTAAAAGCAATGATTTCTCCCTCCCAATAGAAACAATCACGAGCATATTACTGATGCCAATATTCTAGCAATAAAATATAGATAATAATCTGTCTTAATAGACTTGTATCAATGATAGATAGGAACTATCCATGAAGATATTGATGACAAATTAATAAGTGACCTCATATCCATAACATGTATGAAATGGGCAAAACTAATGAACCAATTCCTAATGTGACTAAACCACAAATAGTTAGTAAGAATTACTTGTGAGTAAATTGGGCAATCCAGGGGAAATCTTTGTTTAGGTACCCGGGATATTTTTACAAGTCTAATGACCTGTTTAACAAAAATACCCTTGGTAGAAAACTCTTTGTTTCCTGCCTTTTGTTCTGAGTCACCATGGCATAATCGCTATAATCTTTTTCTACCTGTTTAAGGAGACTAGGAGGGAAAACATTTCGTAATATCTCTATCCAGTAATGAAATGTGTCCTTTGCTTCCGTTTTCCATATACCGAAATGCAAACCTAAAACCTCAAATGTTGGCATTTTCCTCCAATAGAATAAGCATAGACATACCTCTTCTTTTTTCTTTTATCTCTAGTTTCCGTTTCCCCCCTCCTCCTTTCTGATTTATACCTATCTTTTTACTTTCTATGTCACCTTGAAGTTTTTTATGCTACATTCCACATTGGGCTAACAAGTCTTGAAACTTATGGTTAGTTATTCCCAGTATTTGTTTTCTACGATGTGGATATTATTGAATATAGTTAATTTAGTAGATTTTTCCTTTTGCTACACCCTCAAAATTCCCTTCCACCATTTTTTTGACTCCAAGTTAATTTTCCTGACAGGTCTAGTATATTCGCTGTGTAGAAAAGTGCAAACCAACAGGATAATATGAAAGAGAAACTTCCATGTTAGCGTCCGGGTATTCCTTCAAAAAGAGTAATTTTCTAGATATGACAGGATCTGAGGATTGGTACAGCAGCAACCATCACACAAGAACTTAGCACAACAACTAGCAGAGGTTTGGTCATCAGCTAAAGATACAACATCACACACCTCCACCCTCCAGTTATGTGATGCTGATTTAACAGTAAGCAGTAGCATTACATCCTTAGCCTGCGGTCAATTTAGATGTAACCTGTGTGTTATGAAAGCTCACAGGCTCCCAACTAACTTTGATGGATCAACCTCAGCTAGCCTACTATCTATGCTGCTGTTTCTACAGCTCAGAGAATAGTCAATTCTAAACAAGCTCAACTTTATGGCTTAAAAAGGGTGGCTAAAACAAGACCAATCAAAGAGATACCAAAAACAGAAGCCATCTTTAAAAGAAGTTAATCGCATCAATCAACAAGCGGATGATGAATCAACAACATTAAGAACTTCTATAGATGCTAAGGTGGGAATCAAAATCGGAGAGTTCGATAGAGGTGGAAAAACCCGTGCCGAAACCGTATTACGATTCGCTTCTACCCTAACTTTCAAGGGCGAAAATCCTGTGGTTAATTTGGTTGAGACAATTTATCATACAGGAGTTAAACTGACACAACAAGCAATGGC
It encodes the following:
- a CDS encoding IS200/IS605 family accessory protein TnpB-related protein; the encoded protein is MKLTAKHNNQVRDYLNKTARFMVNHCIQNSIANLILGYNPAIKQEINIGGCNNQNFVQIPFHTLSSAYKAMCERYGLNYQEQDESYTSKASALDGDEIPVYNAENPKEYQFSGKRIQRGFYRTKSAHLVNADLNGSLNIGRKSKHEGFHQVSRGSLTAPRRINLLKLQRKTPSKQYGFSLLRSILLESPSL
- a CDS encoding DUF4327 family protein, encoding MTQQVIHPMVKLQRNVQSLVESNIIKPTDSIWKIALLYGNDWQHWKQELQDFGFSMQDPIADLLAVENWDEN
- a CDS encoding transposase family protein, with amino-acid sequence MPTFEVLGLHFGIWKTEAKDTFHYWIEILRNVFPPSLLKQVEKDYSDYAMVTQNKRQETKSFLPRVFLLNRSLDL